Part of the Xenopus laevis strain J_2021 chromosome 2S, Xenopus_laevis_v10.1, whole genome shotgun sequence genome is shown below.
ATATACAGTCAGTAATGGGGGAAGGGGCAGATATAGAGTCATTAATGGGGGAAGGCTCAGATATTCAGTCAGTGAGGGGAGAAATTGCAGCTATTCAGTCGGTGAGGGGGAAAGGGCAGATATTCAGTCAGAGATAGGGGAAAGGGCAAATATTCAGTAAGTGATGGGGAAAGGGGCAGATATTCAGTCAGTGAGGGGGAAGGGGAAGATATTCAGACAGAGATGGGGAAAGGGGCAAATATTCAGTCAGTGAGGAGGAAAAGAGTAGATATTCAGTCAATAGGGGGGGGGCAGATAGTCAGCGAGGGTGGAAAGAACATATATTCAGTCAGTGAGGGGAAAGGGGTAGATATTCAGTCAATGGGGGGACAAATATTCAGTCAGTGAGGGGAAAGGGGTAGATATTCAGTCAATGGGGGGACAAATATTCAGTCAGTGAGGGGGAAAGGGGTAGATATTCAGTCAATGGGGGGGTAGATATTCAGTCAATGGGGGGGCAGATATTCAGTCAGTGAGGGCGGAAGGGGCAGATATTCAGTCAGTGAGGGGGGAAGGGACAGATATTCAGTCAGTGAGAGGGGAAGGGGCAGATATTCAGTCAGTGAGGGGGGAAGGGGCAGATATTCAATCTGTGAGGGGGGAAGGGGCAGATATTGTCGGGGATAATGATGGCAGATGTATATCACTAGGGGGGAGGGAGTCGGGACACAGCAGTATCAAAAGGGGACAGGCATGGGCCGGTGACACAGTTACAGGGAAGGTTTCCAGCTGGGGGTGAGGCGGCGGGAATGACGTGTCTGACTGGCTCGCTGATGTCACGATGAGGTGGATGGGCAGGTGATGTGAGCGGAGGGGAAGGGGGGTAGACAGAGATCTCGGAGATAAGAACAGCCTCCTCATCATGCAGTGCGTTCAGACTAACGACAGGAGTCGCAGATATAATTACACCCTTCTACCAGCAGGGAATTCCTCCACTGCCAAACTGCGCATGTGCCTTGCCCTGAAACTGAAACCTGTGGAATGCCCGGCCAGCTGGCTCTGTACGTcattgcttggttgctatggggactGGGACATTATGGCGCGCGTCAGAACCCGAGGTCTCCTGGCAACAGGGCGGGGTGCGGGGAGGCTTGACGCGAGAATGACGTCAATGCTGAGGAACAAGGGGCGGGACCCGGGGGCGTGTCAGGGAGATGAGCGAATTGGGTACATGTGACGAAGGAACAGGCGGCCAGGGAAACAGATAGGAAAGTATGAGCCAGTCCGTCTGACACTCATACTGGACTGGGGAACCCGCCACCGTCTAACTGATTCCCCTCTGCTGTCGGGCACTCCGACCCCCTACGCACCCTCCTACCGGTACGTACCGCTGCCTAATCTCCCCCTGTCCCTGTGTCTCCCCCATTTCTCCTGCCCCTGTGCCCTAATAACTGCCCCCTGTTATCTGCCCTCAGTGTCCTCTAACTGCCCCGTATAATATTAATAACTGCCCCTGCCACACTGACTCCCCCGCATTGTCTCACTGTCCCTGTGTCACCCACTCGCCTTTCTACCTGCCCCTCTATCCTAATATGACCCCTCTCCTGCCTGCGCTGCTGCCCCAGATGAGACACTGACTCCCCTTTATGTGCAGCAGACATGGGGATCACGAGAGAGAGCTGCGGTGCTGTGGCCCCCCCCTGCCGGCCCCTCCGAGTCGGGTTCTATGATATTAAGGAGACTCTTGGGAAAGGGAACTTTGCTGTAGTGAAACTGGCGCAGCACCGGGTCACTAACACACAGGTGGGTGCAGCAGGGTATTTATGGGGTTGATATCTGAGTGTGTCACGTTTGGTCCATACGCTGCTGCTGTTGGTGCAGGTGGAAGTGTATGTGTGACTGTGGGCTGTTCTTCTCCCAAGGTCGCTATAAAAATCATAGATAAAACTCGCCTGGATCCCGGCAATCTGGAGAAGATTTACAGAGAAGTGGAAATTATGAAGAAACTCAAACACCCGCACATAATCCGACTCTACCAGGTGAGGCTCACTTACATAAAGCTCACTCACACTTACATAAAGCTCACTCACACTTACATAAAGCTCACTCACACTTACATAAAGCTCACTCACACTTACATAAAGCTCACTCACACTTACATAAAGCTCATTCACACTCACATAAAGCTCACTCACATAAAGCTCACTCACATAAAGCTCACTTACATAAAGCTCACTTACATAAAGCTCACTTACATAAAGCTCACTCACAAGGAATACAGGTACTATACTAACTTTGGTTTCTGTGCAGGTGATGGAGACCAAAGACATGATCTACATTGTAACTGAATACGCCAAAAATGGGGAGCTGTTTGGTGAGTGCTTCAGCCCCTACAGAGCTGCCCTCCCTTACCCATCTCTGACTACCCCCACCCCCATGCATAGGGCTAATTGGGTGTCATACTGTAGCCCCAGCacctacaccccccccccttatgCATAGGGCTCATTGGGTGTCATACTATAGCCCCAGCACCGAAACCCCCCCTTATGTATAGGGCTAATTGGGTGTCATACTGTAGCCCCAGCACCtacagagcccccccccccatgcacatGGATAAAGGGTTGATACTCCGGAAAGTGCTCTCTGTAATCACCAGTGTCGGGTTGGACCCACTGCTGCACCCACATGATATTCATGGAATTCTGAGTTGGTGCCCCTGGGAATGCTGCAGGGTGGGGGTTTCACATAAGAGTGACGAGATTTCTTCCCCTCCCCAGATTACCTGACGGCAAGGGGGCGCCTGACAGAGGAGGAGGCCAGACATAAGTTCCTGCAGATCCTCTCAGCCGTTGAGTTCTGTCACTCAAACAGTGTGGTCCATAGGGACCTGAAGACTGAGAACCTGCTGCTCACTGAGAACATGGACCTTAAGCTGGCAGGTGAGGGGCCACAGGGGAGAATGGGGACAAGGGGGCCACAGGAGGGTGGAGACAAGGGGCCACAATGATCTATAGACTGGAGTGGGACATAGAGACAAACTAATTGGCTATGGAGAATGGGGAGAGCAGGAGCAAGTGTGactaacaagtttttttttatccccccccACAAGACTTTGGATTTGGAAACTTCTATAGAGAAGGGCAAGCACTAAACACATGGTGCGGGAGCCCACCATACGCTGCACCAGAAGTCTTCCAGGGGCAAGAATACCAGGGGCCACCCCTTGATATCTGGGTGAGTGACTGTGTCTGTCCGTAGGTATGACCCTACAAATCCATTGTTGCCATGTGGCTTGTCACTGACACTCATCCTTTCCCATTTCTCTCCCACTGGCACAGAGTTTGGGGGTAGTACTGTATGCCTTGATTTGTGGCACATTCCCGTTTGATGCACCCAACCTGCCCACCCTGCGCCAGAGGGTCCTGGAGGGGAGATTCCGAATCCCATACTTCATGTCTCAGGGTGAGTGCGGCCATTCATATTGATCCATACAGGGGGATTTATTTTCCTTGTAGCTGAGGAGGGCATCATCCCATCAGGGTCAAATTTATTTGTgacagactccctgccccttcCCCTGAAGCTGTCCATCAGAGTTCCCTAGTCCCACCCACAGACTCACTGCCCTTCACTGGTCAGTCCCTTCTCCCTTGATGCCCACTCACCAGTGTCTCTCCTTGTCCCATCAGACTGTGAGTCTCTGATTCGGCGGATGTTGGTTGTGGACCCAGCAAAGCGACTGACTATCGCCCAGATAAAGCAGCATCGGTGGGTACAGATGGGCAACTACCAGCCTCCACTGTACGATACCCTCTCCCCAGCTCAGCCCTGTCTGCAGGTTCTCAGTATCATGCAGAGTCTGGGCATTGACCGAGAGCGCACCCTGCAGGTGAGATATTTGTGTGCACCATGTGTGCTGCTCCTGGCTTGGCCTCGTATGTAGTGGGACAGAAATATAGAGTCCAACTGTAGATTGTGCCATCTGCACCCTATGTTGTGCACGTAGACTGAGTTCCTGTGTTGCTGATGCCTCTCCCTTCCCTGCAGGCTCTACACAACAACAGTTACAATCACTACGCTGCTATTTACTTACTGCTGCTTGAGAGACTTCAGGAACCCCGACTTTGTACCCCTACACCCCCTTCTCCAGTGCCACCTACCAGTAATAACGTAAGTGTCAGGGGGCAGAGCTTGTTTGCTACTCAGCACTGTCGGGGAGGGAATGTGCCCATGAGTGCCAGGAGGCTGCTTTTGTAAAAGAGTGGGGCCTGGGCAGTGTCTGTACCCTCTTTGGCTCATCTGGATGCCTTATTTACAGTAACACACCTGGGGTATACTTTGGTTGCTAAATGGTGCATGCAGATAGGTATGTAGTAATTGAGGCAGTGTGGGTGCAGGAGGCCTAGGAATGGTGTCAGTTCTGACCTTGAACCTCTTTTACCCCTCAGGTACTCCCCCTTGGCACATCTGGGAGCCCGCTAGTGTGCAACCCTCAGGCAGCACCCATGGACTGTGACTGTGGCCTCAGCTTCCCATTACAGGTGAGTCTGGGGCAAACAGGTGGgggtgtatatatagatatatggggCTCAAAGGAATATTGTGGTGTGAGGGTGAGGATAAGACTTAACCCTTAATGGCAGACAGAAGAGTCACATGGGTTACTTGCTCTATTTGCAGTCCATGTTGTATCTGGAAGAGACCCCCTGTGTTGGGAGCTCATGTGCTGCTCAGGGACCCCCCACTCTGATCCAGGGCCCCCCACCCTGTGAGGAACCAAAGTTACAGAAGGAAATCCTAAAGGTTGTTCCAGGTAACTGTCTCCTCATACTCCTCCCTCACATTACTCACTCACACTCAGTATACATATCCCTGTCAGTCTCACACTCACATATCTTCCTCACAGTCTCACACTCACATCTCTCCCTCACACTCACATTTATAGCCTCACATCTCTCCCTCACTGTCTCACACTTACATCTTCTCTCCCTCATGTCCCTCACACTCACATTAGTCCATGTCAGCCCCATAACATTATATATTCCTCTTCTGTTCCCGTCAGGTCCTTCTGCTTTTCACAGTCCAGAGAGCTTCTCTTTGCCCCCCTGGATACCAGTGCCCACCGGGCCCCATGAGACTTGCTGCCCTACCCCACTGAGCGCACACTCTGCCACTCCAGTCCTACAGGCTCAGAGTTCAGTGGCACCAAACGGACTCCTTCCCATCACCTTCCAGGAGGGACGAAGAGCATCGGATACCTCTCTCACTCAGGGTAAGTGCCCCTTATTAACCCTGTGTGCTCCATAAGTCTGACCCTCTTTCACTCAGGTTAAGAGCCCCTTATTAACCCTGTGTGCTCCATAAGTTTGACCCTCGGGTCCCCCTTGAAGGTGCAGCCATTCTGCTTTTCCCCTGCGGCCCACCATCTCTTCTATTCTGGGGTTGCCCTATACTGTGTAATAGTATCCCCAATATGTTCACTTTacctgttcctttaagccccTTCCCTGATGCTGGGAGTGGGTGGGTCCGTAGGGTGGGAAAAGTTACCTTGGGCACCCATTCATTGCTTCCCTTCTGTGTGACAGGTGCCATTGCTCTGCGGCAATTGCGCAAGTCTGTGCGAGTCCGAGGGCTCTTCAGTCTCAGTAAGATTCGTGCTGTGAACCGACATTGCGTGGTGCGCTGCACTCACAACTCCCACAGCCCCCCACAAAATGGGAGGGAACCCAAAGACTTCCTGCAAGATGTTCTGCAGCAGCAACAGCGGTGAGCAGCTCCCTGGGATTCATTTCGGGGGATATTATGTGACGGGGTTGGGGGAATTACCGGTTTCACACATTGTTTGTTTTTAAGATTTATTGGGGGGCAGGGAGCATGTGGTTATGGGGCTCCCTGTTTATTCCTGGGACAGTCCTGTGTTTTTGTGTTTCCTTTTAAGTTTGAGAGTAATGACAATATTGTGTGTTTGTGGCCCCTCCATCCTCTCTGGGGTATTAATGTGCAATGTTTGTCTCTCTTAGGCTCCTCCAAATTACACTTTCCCCCCCAAGCCCCAAGTTGCCCGactgtgccctgctgctgcctcaggactCCAGTGCCCATTCCAGCCCACTCCTTTCTTTTTCCTACAAGGGCAGCGTGGCTCTGGGGCACCCCCTACAGGTCAGAGGCCAGATCCTCACACCGTGTAACACAGACTGCAGTGTACAGGTAGCCCCTCAGAGGGCAGGGACCCACAGCTGTGTCCTCATGGCATAGAGAAGGGCACACAGGGATGGACGAGAGACTTGGCACACACTACAGCCTGGCGAAGGGCTCCAGACGTGCAACTGATCCAATCAAAGCACAGATTTTCGAACAAGCAATATAGTGTTTTCTACTGGAACAATTGGTTGTGACTGAGGCTGAACTGACAGAGTTGGCTCACATGTAGCAATATGGGGACCCCACTGTTACTGGCGGGGCCCCAGAATGAACTGTCTGTCTTGTGAATGCAGCGCATCATGCACTATCTCAGCTTTACACCATGACAATACATGGACCTAGGGCTCCCACTTAGTCTGGGGGCAGTATTTGGGCACAGACTACAATAGTTAGCTCTAATAGTTAGAGGTATGGAGAGATGAAGGGGTCCCACTTTGTCTGGGGGGGGCAGTATTTGGGCACAGACTACAATAGTAAGCTCTAAGTGTTAGGGGTAAAGAGAGATGAAGGGGTCCCACTTTGTCTGGGGGGCAGTATTTGGGCAGAGACTGCAATAGTAAGCTCTAAGGGTTAGGGGTAAAGAGAGATGAAGGGGTCCCACTTTGTCTGGGGGGGGCAGTATTTGGGCACAGACTACAATAGTAAGCTCTAAGGGTTAGGGGTATGGAAAGATGAAGGGGTCCCACTTTGTCTGGGGGGCAGTATTTGGGCACAGACTGCAATAGTAAGCTCTAAGGGTTAGGGGTAAAGAGAGATGAAGGGGTCCCATTGTGTCTAGGGGGCAATATTTGGGTACAGAATATGATTGTAATTCCCATAAGATCAGAGGTGGTGGGGCCAGTTTTTGGGAACACAATGTGACTGCAAACTCTGTGAATCAGGGCACAGACAGATGAGGGGATCTCTTTTACTTTATGTAGACAGTATTTTGGCAcagaattagattgtaagctctgtggctATATGGTAAGGGCAGTATTTGGGACACAAAATTCCCAGCTCAGTGGGTCTACAGCAATATGTCCCGTCTGTTTGTACTCCCAAATAATGGCTCCCACATGTTATTCCCACTCTCCCTGTCACATGCACTTTATCTGTTCCAGCGATGAGCAGAGGAATGTACAACGGGGCTCCATGGCACTGACTGGGGCTGTTACTGTGTAATTGCCCCAGCGCTATTTATACGCTAAGCAAAACTGacgcaataaattatttttgtatattttgttcaaTTGgtgctttattttccatttaggGCCGTggcaggagattagttgcacaTGGTCAGTTTTTTCTGCTGCCAGTAATTAATTCTTTCCAACCAGTCACAATGTCAGTTGCCAGTGGGAAAATGTGACACTTTGTCAGTTCCTGGGTTTGTTCTGCTCACAATAGAACTGTGGCACTTTTAGGGGTACAAGGGGGAGAACCATTTGGGCTGATGAGAGGTGAGAGGTGACAGTCGGCGTGGCTGGGTCAGACAGTCGTGGTGGAATAAGGGAACTCCTGGCACTTCTAGTCATGATTACTGGGGGCCATCATGCTTTTAAATCTGATACACAGGATACATGGGGGGTTGATGGGGAGGAGCCTAATCTGTTGGAAATAACTTGGAGCAAGGGGGTGACACTATCAGAAGAGGTCTGCTTGATGGATATTGGTCAGGAAGGtctatacacgagtcaataagctGCCACAGGTCTGTGTAACCAGCTGAACAAGCAGAAACCTGGCACAGTGGGTACCCGGGTTCTGGTGTAGAAGATCACTGGTGAGATGTGTGCCAATATAACTAAGCTGCCAAATCTACTGCCAGGTACAATAAGACAATGTGACATGGCATTAGATGCCCATAAAGCAGGTTGGCCACCAGCCTGGCACTGAGCAGCCCAGGAAACTGTCAACTTGATAGAAGGTAGAAACCTCTGACTAGTTCTCATTGATTGTGATGTGTTTATTCATAGTACCATCAGTACATCTGCACCCCACTCTCTGCCCTGCACCCCCCCTCATCCTGCCCCATGCACCCCACTTTCTGCCCTGCACATCCCGCCTGCCCCGCCCCATGCACCCACTCTGCCTGCACACCCCCTCATCCTGCCCCATGCACCCACTTTCTGCCCTGCACATCCCGCCTGCCCCGCCCCATGCACCCCACTCTGCCCTGCACACCCCTCACCCTGCCCCATGAACCCCACTCTCTTTTCTGCACACCCCTCACCGTGCCCATGAACCCCACTCCCTGCCCCAGACATCCCCCTCTCTACCCCTGCGCTGCTGAGGGACACAATACAATGTTACAGATCCAAGAGAATGAATAGGAGACAGAGCTGATAGTCAGAACTCTTTATTAAGCGCTAGCCCCACCTTCCCACACACAGGAGTATGTATCTCAGGGGGCTCCAGAGGAAGCACCGGGGGCAGCACAGAGAGATTGGGCCAAGGGGCCAGGCCTTTAGGAGGATGAGCCTGATTTCTCCTCCTTGGACACAGGAATGGTCCTATCGCTGTGGCTGGAGTCCATGTTGGATTGCAGTTTGGGACCGAAGAAAGTGAGGATCCCGTCCGCAGACAGAGTGCAGCTCACAGAGTTCTGATCCATATTGGAAGGAAGGCGATATCGGCGATGGAATTCTCGGGAGATGTATCCGTGATCATCCTGGGGGGGTGAGACCCATTAATTAGGCCCTTTGTTACTGGCACAGCCTGAATCAGGGACAGGTAAGTACAGACTGGTGTAGGGTCAGCTGAGCAGGACCACCTTCACTCATAGTAACATTCTGTGCTGACCCATCATTTATGTACATCAGAACCACAACCTAAGCCTCCGTTATAGATTCTCATTTATTTGTAGCCACTGGGAAATGTTCAACAATGGCCAAAGGTTGGTTGCAAAACATCAATACAAGCACTTACTACCTCTAGTTtccccctgctatcccacagtcacactcccttcccagagactattatccactgttactataggcaccatctctccctactatacctgctatcccacagccacactcccttcccagagactattatcccaccgctactataggcaccatctctccctactatacctgctattctacagccacactcccttcccagagaaatttttcccactgttactatatgcaccatctctccctactatacctgatatcccacagccacactcccttcccagagactattatcccactgctactatataggcaccatctctccctactattcctgctatcccacagtcacactcccttgccaAAGACTAATATCCCATGACTCAAACAGGGGCTTGAAACAATATCTAAAGACCACTGATGTAAtttaagcagtgggtgggactaaagaACTTTGATGGCAGCAAacagggggaggggcaaggaGTATGTGAGTGGGACTAGAATATGTACCTGTGAGTAACATTTCATACCTGTCGCTCGTTGTGTTTCCCATGAATCTCTACAAAGTCATCATGGACTTTGACGCTCAGATCTTCAGGGGAGAAATGCTTCACATCCAGGTTAATGACAAAACGGTCACGGTCTGAACGCACCTGCAGGACAAGTGGGTTTAAATGTGGCACCAACACCCAAGTACCACGTATAGTGAGAACACTGTCAGCCGATGTTTCATCCCCGACTGGCACTGGAATAGTTAACGCCAAGCTGCCACTAAAACCCAAAGCTTAACTGGCACAGAAGCCATTGTGTGTGCCCAGCTGGCACATAATGTTTCTCTATGACTCCCAGCTGGCACAGAATGTTTCTCTATGACTCCCAGCTGGCACATAATGTTTCTCTATGACTCCCAGCTGGCACAGAATGTTTCTGTATGATAGAATGTTTCTGTATGACTTCCAGATGGCACAGAATGTTTCTTTATGACTCTCAGCTGGCACAGGATGTTTCTTTATGACTCCCAGCTGGCAAAGAACGTTTCTCTATGACTCCCAGCTGGCACAAAGTGTTTCTCTATGACTCCCAGCTGGTACAGTATGTGTCCCTTTAACTCCCAGCTTCCTTATCCATTACCCCCAGTTAATACAGCATGTGTCACCCCCTGCAGACTCAGGGACCCCAAAGGCTCCTGTAGGATCTGTGAGTTGTAAATGAACTGCAATTGGAGAGGGAATGGCACAGGGTCCATGTAACTGGAAGGCTATTATGGGTTAATGGGAAGGCAATTAGGAGTTAATAGAAAGCCAATTGGGAGTTAATGGGAAGGCAGTTATTGGACATTTGTTCTCACCTCAGAGATCCCAGAGTCCAGGTATCCTCTGGAGAGGTTCTGCTTGTAGTAGGGGCTGATGGTGGAGGACATGAAGGGGAACAGGTCAAAGTCAAACATTCCCTCACCAAAGACCTGGTCAAACAGGCGGTTGGGGTAGAAGGGCCCCAGGGAGCGCTTGAACCAGGGGTGCTGAATGGTGATATCCATAGTCAGATGAGAAGCCGGACTCAGAACTGTGAGATGCCCAAGCACCATGTGCCCCTTAAATACTTACCGCACAGAGCAGGGGATTACCGGAACAGTGAGGGGATTATACGGGGCCCTGCACAGCGACATGACctcatccagaaccaacagccATCAGCACATTCCTACATCTGACCCACCGCTCACCGTCTCCTTTGTCACTAACCCCCATTCATATATACAGCCCAGTCATATAAACAGTATACGTAGCCCAATAGTGACCTCTTAACCATACAGCTACACACTTGTCTTGCCCATGTCTCACCTGTCATAGGGGCTTTTATATCACTGTGAGCAGCAGTTCTGCCCTACTTTATGGcagttgagattctagctatctgtatgacagagcattctgtcccagtagcagcacagagcttatctgatccccattggaagcagcagtcctgccctgctttatggcagctgagattctagcaatctgtataacagaccattctgtcacagtggctgtaaatatcctatctgatccacattggaagcagcagtcctaccctgctttatggctgagattattTGTCCACTGGCTGCCTGGGTAGTGGATCCAGCCAAGTAATAGACCACCAAGTCAGTGATCAATGTCAGGGAACCTGGAAACATGGACCAGATGTGATCACTGCAATGCTCTGTGTTCTCAGGACAGTTATGGGGGGCAGCCTCTGGGGGAGTTTTGGGTGCAGCTGGGGGtcctgtgcagggggaggcactTTTTAAAACAGTGAGCGGTTTGTTGTCAAATCTAGTGTCAGGGGCATGGCACTCATGCTAAGATATCCCATGTGCTTGGAATATGGCAGTTAAACAATGCAGTGACAAGGCTCAAGGCACAGGATTCTCTACAATCAACACTGAAGAATCCAGGGTCACAAGAAAAGAGATCTGTTTACAGCTGCCAGTTTGTTACTTCATACTCTCAAAATGTATTATCCcacaactagcagttaggtaagttaaattaaagttaaaaggttgaacttgatggacgtgtgtcttttttcaacctaacttactatataacATTTCTCCTCTTTGCACTTTCATGCTTCCCACTTAGATTTTCTCTCATTTCTGCTGCTGGCAGCcagggacatttccccaaactgTGGCCCTTAACCCATTCCTACTTATAACACGGCCACTGTCCTATTCCCCTAGGTGTAAGGGTcaaggcacacgctcagattcggggagattagtcgcccggcgtcaaatctcctcttcttcagggcgactaatctccccgaactgcctcctgccggcagaatgtaaatcgccagcgggatggcactcagagcgatttgttttccaaaatcgcccaaagctttggacgactttggaaaacgaagcgatccgagtgccatcctgccggcgatttacattctagccggcggaaggcagttcggggagattagtcgccctgaagaagaggagatttgtcaccaggcgacaaatctccctgaatctgatcgtgtgccctgaccctaaattcCAATGTCACAGAACTCTTATCCATATACCCAAAAACCAAGTCCATCTTCACTGCTCTCAGGATTGCCCAATcagtttgcaacaaactcactgcTATAAGTGACCATTTCATCACCAATTCCTTCAACCTACCTGAAACTTTACCTTCTCCTACTGActctgcttcacctgctgccacTCTCTGCACTGACTtcccctgacattcaaagcaagtcataactctgcccctccctacatctctagacagtggcggaactaccgggggagcagggggtgcgagcggaccagggcccgcaccccctcagggcccccccggcagcccgtgcgccgcTGAAAATACGGCCGTAAGGAGGgaggcggggcccggctgcgtgtcacgcaccagggcccgccccctctagttacgctactgtctCTAGATACGCACCCAGCCACGTactactctgctctactgacctgctcctcaattGTTCTCTCATTCCCTCCTCCCATGCTCACATTCActagggctgcacccctcctctggaattctctcccacagtctgtgccactttctcccaaactttctgcaAAGATCTCTtatacacacttatttagagaagcctcccctcactgtTTAGccaccaaatgcaataccatatgctacatttCTCAACTACTTATTTCTGATCTTCCCCACTCCCaaaccttgtgtctcattccattccccttttagattgtaagctcttatccCCATgcccttctttaaagggatactgtcatgggacaaaattttttttccaaaatgaatcagttaatagtgctgctccagcagaattctgcgctgaaatccatttctcaaaagagcaaagcgatatttttatatttaattttgaaacctgacatggggctagacatattgtcaatttcccagctgccccaagtcacgtgacttgtgctctgataaacttcaatcactctttactgctgtactgcaagttggagtgatagcatttctctcctaaaatgcaggcacaagtcacatgaccaggggcagctgggaaactgacaaaatgtctagccccgacagatttcaaaattgaatataaaaaatctgtttgctcttttgagaaatggatttcagtgtagaattctgctggagcagcactgttaactgattcattttggaaataaatttttttcccatgacagtatccctttaagttttgtaCCGGTTACTGGGCGTTATGGATATAattctgtgaaatatgttg
Proteins encoded:
- the cryaa.S gene encoding crystallin alpha A S homeolog (The RefSeq protein has 1 substitution compared to this genomic sequence); translation: MDITIQHPWFKRSLGPFYPNRLFDQVFGEGMFDFDLFPFMSSTISPYYKQNLSRGYLDSGISEVRSDRDRFVINLDVKHFSPEDLSVKVHDDFVEIHGKHNERQDDHGYISREFHRRYRLPSNMDQNSVSCTLSADGILTLFGPKLQSNMDSSHSDRTIPVSKEEKSGSSS
- the sik1.S gene encoding serine/threonine-protein kinase SIK1 produces the protein MGITRESCGAVAPPCRPLRVGFYDIKETLGKGNFAVVKLAQHRVTNTQVAIKIIDKTRLDPGNLEKIYREVEIMKKLKHPHIIRLYQVMETKDMIYIVTEYAKNGELFDYLTARGRLTEEEARHKFLQILSAVEFCHSNSVVHRDLKTENLLLTENMDLKLADFGFGNFYREGQALNTWCGSPPYAAPEVFQGQEYQGPPLDIWSLGVVLYALICGTFPFDAPNLPTLRQRVLEGRFRIPYFMSQDCESLIRRMLVVDPAKRLTIAQIKQHRWVQMGNYQPPLYDTLSPAQPCLQVLSIMQSLGIDRERTLQALHNNSYNHYAAIYLLLLERLQEPRLCTPTPPSPVPPTSNNVLPLGTSGSPLVCNPQAAPMDCDCGLSFPLQSMLYLEETPCVGSSCAAQGPPTLIQGPPPCEEPKLQKEILKVVPGPSAFHSPESFSLPPWIPVPTGPHETCCPTPLSAHSATPVLQAQSSVAPNGLLPITFQEGRRASDTSLTQGAIALRQLRKSVRVRGLFSLSKIRAVNRHCVVRCTHNSHSPPQNGREPKDFLQDVLQQQQRLLQITLSPPSPKLPDCALLLPQDSSAHSSPLLSFSYKGSVALGHPLQVRGQILTPCNTDCSVQVAPQRAGTHSCVLMA